Proteins from a single region of Macaca thibetana thibetana isolate TM-01 chromosome 4, ASM2454274v1, whole genome shotgun sequence:
- the C4H6orf15 gene encoding uncharacterized protein C6orf15 homolog, giving the protein MRGRVAGSCAPLGLLLVCLRLPGLFARSIGAVEEKVSQNLGTNLPQLGQPSLTGPPNSEHPQPALDLRSNDLARAPLKLSVPPSDGFPPAGGSAVQRWPLSGRLPAMYSWPPEDPWLMMAAAAADRLGEALPEELSYLSSAAALAPGSGPLPGESSPDATDLSPEASHLHQDSESRRLPRSNPLGPGGKILSQRPPWSLIYRVLPDHPWGTLNPSVSWGGGGPGTWGTRPMPHPGGIWGINNQPPGTSWGNINRYPGGSWGNINRYPGGSWGNIHLYPGINNPFPPGVLRPPGSSWNTPAGFPNPPSPGLQWG; this is encoded by the exons ATGCGGGGCCGCGTGGCAGGGAGCTGTGCTCCCCTGGGCCTGCTTCTGGTCTGTCTTCGTCTCCCAG GCCTCTTTGCCCGGAGCATTGGTGCTGTGGAGGAGAAAGTTTCCCAAAACCTGGGGACCAACTTGCCTCAGCTTGGACAACCTTCCCTGACTGGCCCCCCTAACTCTGAACATCCTCAGCCTGCTCTGGACCTGAGGTCTAACGATTTGGCAAGGGCTCCTCTGAAGCTCAGCGTGCCCCCATCAGACGGCTTCCCACCTGCAGGAGGCTCTGCAGTGCAGAGGTGGCCTCTGTCTGGGAGGCTGCCTGCCATGTACTCCTGGCCCCCTGAGGATCCTTGGCTGATGATGGCTGCTGCGGCTGCGGACCGCCTGGGGGAAGCGCTGCCTGAAGAACTCTCTTACCTCTCCAGTGCTGCGGCCCTCGCTCCAGGCAGTGGCCCTTTGCCTGGGGAGTCTTCTCCTGACGCCACAGACCTCTCACCCGAGGCTTCACACCTCCACCAGGACTCGGAGTCCAGACGACTGCCCCGTTCTAATCCACTGGGGCCCGGGGGAAAAATCCTTTCCCAGCGCCCTCCCTGGTCTCTCATCTACAGGGTTCTGCCCGATCACCCCTGGGGGACCCTGAATCCCAGTGTgtcctggggaggtggaggccctGGGACTTGGGGAACGAGGCCCATGCCACACCCTGGGGGAATCTGGGGTATCAATAATCAACCCCCAGGTACCAGCTGGGGAAATATTAATCGGTATCCGGGAGGCAGCTGGGGGAATATTAATCGGTATCCAGGAGGCAGCTGGGGGAATATTCATCTATACCCAGGTATCAATAACCCATTTCCTCCCGGAGTTCTCCGCCCTCCTGGCTCTTCTTGGAACACCCCAGCTGGCTTCCCTAATCCTCCAAGCCCTGGGTTGCAGTGGGGCTAG
- the CDSN gene encoding corneodesmosin: MGLSRAPWMGRVGGRGMMALLLAGLLLPGTLAKSIGTFSDPCKDPTRITSPNDPCLTGKGGSSGFSSYSGSSGSGSSISSASGSGGGSSGSSVAQGGSAGSFKPGTGYSQVSYSSGSGSSLQGASSSSQLGGSGSQPGSSGSQPGSSGSHSGSSGSNTGSSSSHSSSSSTFQFSSSSSQVGSGSALPTSDNAYRGILNPSQLGQSSSFSQTSGQRVSSNQRPCSSDIPDSPCSGGPIISHSGPYIPSSHSVSGGQRPVVVVVEQHGSGGPGVVQGLPCSNGGLPGKPCPPITSVDKSYGGYEVVGGSSDSYLVPGMTYSKGKIYPVGYFTKDNPVKGSPGVPSFAAGPPISEGKYFSSNPIIPSQSGASSVIAFQPVGTGGVQLCGGGSTGSKGPCSPFSSRVHSSSSISSSSGSPYHPCGSTSQSPCSPPGTGSFSSSSSSQSSGKIILQPCGSKSSSSGHPCMSVSSLTLTGDPDGSPHPDPSAGAKPCGSGSAGKIPCRSIRDILAQVKPLGPQLADPEVFLPQGELLDSP, translated from the exons ATGGGCTTGTCTCGGGCACCCTGGATGGGGCGTGTGGGCGGGCGCGGGATGATGGCACTGCTGCTGGCTGGTCTGCTTCTGCCAG GGACCTTGGCTAAGAGCATTGGCACCTTCTCAGACCCCTGTAAGGACCCCACGCGTATCACCTCTCCTAATGACCCCTGCCTCACTGGGAAGGGTGGCTCCAGTGGCTTCAGTAGCTACAGTGGCTCCAGCGGTTCTGGCAGCTCCATTTCCAGTGCCAGTGGCTCTGGCGGTGGCTCCAGTGGATCCAGCGTTGCCCAGGGTGGTTCTGCAGGATCTTTTAAGCCAGGAACAGGGTATTCCCAGGTCAGCTACTCCTCCGGATCTGGCTCTAGTCTACAAGGTGCATCCAGTTCCTCCCAGCTGGGCGGCAGCGGCTCCCAGCCCGGCAGCAGCGGCTCCCAGCCCGGCAGCAGCGGCTCTCACTCAGGAAGCAGCGGCTCTAATACAGGAAGCAGCAGCTCTcattccagcagcagcagcacctttcagttcagcagcagcagctcccaaGTAGGGAGTGGCTCTGCTCTGCCAACCAGTGACAACGCTTACCGCGGAATACTAAACCCTTCCCAGCTTGGACAAAGCTCTTCCTTTTCCCAGACCAGTGGCCAAAGGGTCAGCTCCAACCAGCGTCCCTGTAGTTCGGACATCCCCGACTCTCCCTGCAGTGGAGGGCCCATCATCTCACACTCGGGCCCCTACATCCCCAGCTCCCACTCTGTGTCAGGGGGTCAGaggcctgtggtggtggtggtggagcaGCACGGTTCTGGTGGCCCTGGAGTGGTTCAAGGTCTCCCCTGTAGCAACGGTGGCCTTCCAGGCAAGCCCTGTCCCCCAATCACCTCTGTAGACAAATCCTATGGTGGCTACGAGGTGGTGGGTGGCTCCTCTGACAGTTACCTGGTTCCAGGCATGACCTACAGTAAAGGGAAAATCTACCCTGTGGGCTACTTCACCAAAGATAACCCTGTGAAAGGCTCTCCAGGGGTCCCTTCCTTTGCAGCTGGGCCCCCCATCTCTGAGGGCAAATACTTCTCCAGCAACCCCATCATCCCCAGCCAGTCGGGAGCTTCCTCAGTCATTGCGTTCCAGCCAGTGGGGACTGGTGGGGTCCAGCTCTGTGGAGGCGGCTCCACAGGCTCCAAGGGACCCTGCTCTCCCTTCAGTTCTCGAGTCCACAGCAGTTCTAGCATTTCCAGCAGCTCCGGTTCACCCTACCATCCCTGCGGCAGCACTTCCCAGAGCCCCTGCTCCCCGCCAGGCACCGGCTCCTTCAGCAGCAGCTCCAGTTCCCAATCCAGTGGCAAAATCATCCTTCAGCCTTGTGGCAGCAAGTCCAGCTCTTCTGGTCACCCTTGCATGTCTGTCTCCTCCTTGACACTGACTGGGGACCCCGATGGCTCTCCCCATCCCGATCCCTCCGCTGGTGCCAAGCCCTGTGGCTCCGGCAGTGCTGGAAAGATCCCCTGCCGCTCCATCCGGGATATCCTAGCGCAAGTGAAGCCTCTGGGGCCCCAGCTAGCTGACCCTGAGGTTTTCCTACCCCAGGGAGAGTTACTGGACAGTCCATAA